The genomic region GACCTGCTCTCGCGTCTGCGCGGCGGGGCCGACAAGCGGCGCCGCGACGAGCTGATCGAGCGCTTCGACCTCGACCCGACGAAGAAGGGCCGCGCCTACTCGAAGGGCAACCGCCAGAAGGTGGCCATCGTCGCCGCGCTGGCCTCCGACGCGGAGCTGCTGCTCCTGGACGAGCCGACCGCCGGCCTCGACCCCCTGATGGAGGTGGTCTTCCAGGACGTGATCCTGCGGGCGAAGGCCGCGGGCAGGACCGTGCTGCTCTCCAGCCACATCCTGGCCCAGGTGGAGAAACTGGCCGACCGGATCAGCATCGTCCGGCTGGGCAGGACCGTGCAGTCCGGGTCGCTGAGCGAGCTGCGGCACCTGACGCGTACGACGATCGAGGCCGAGACCGACCGGCCCGCCACCGGGCTCGACGGCCTGCCCGGGGTGCACTCCGTGGAGGTCGGCGAGGACGGCGCGGGTGCCCGGGTGCGGTTCGACGTGGACGGCGGTCACCTCGACGACGCCGTGAGCAAGCTCGCCGAATGCGGCGTACGCAGCCTGATCAGCCATCCGCCGACACTCGAGGAGCTCATGCTGCGCCACTACGGCGACGAGCTCACCGTGGGCGGCCACACCGACGGAGGCAGCCGGTGACCGCCGCCACCACGACCCGGGCGCCCGCGCCCGCCCGGTCCCTCACGCACAGCGCCGGCTCCCTCGCCGGCACCCGCACCCTGATCCGGTTCAACCTGCGCAGGGACCGGGTCCGGCTCCCCGTCTGGATCCTCGCCCTGTTCGTCGGGACGGCCTCCACCGCGAGCAAGTACACGACGCTGTACGCCGACCCGGCCGACCGCGCCTCCGTCGTCACCACCATGAAGAGCCCGGCCGGACTGGCCATGACAGGGCCTGAGCACTATCTCGACGACTACACCTTCGGCTCGATGACGGGCCACCAGATGCTCGGCTTCATGGCCGTGCTCGTCGGCCTCATGAGCGTCCTGATCATCACCCGCCACACCCGGGAAGAGGAGGAGACCAACCGCGCCGAGCTGGTCCGCTCCACCGTCGTCGGCCGGCACGCCCACCTGGCCGCGGCCCTGACGGTCGCGGTGCTCGCCAACCTCGCGCTGGCGCTGCTGCTGGCCGTCGGTCTCGGCTCGATGGGCATCGACTCCATCGACACCGGCGGCTCCCTGCTCTACGGCTTCGCGCACGCGGCCGTGGGCGTCGTCTTCGCGGGCGTCGCGGCGGTCACCGTCCAGATCACCGCGCACACCCGGGGCGCCTCCGGCACGGCCATGGCGGTCATCGGCCTCGCCTACGTCCTGCGGGCCGCCGGAGACGCGGGCGGCGACGACGCGCTCTCCTGGCTCTCCCCCATCGGCTGGGTCCAGCGCACCTACCCGTACGTGGACGACCGCTGGTGGCCGCTGCTGCTCTGCGCGGCACTCGCCGTCCTGTGTTCCGGCGCCGGATTCGTCCTGTCCACCCGGCGGGACGTGGGCGCCGGGCTGCGCGCGGCACGGCTCGGCAGCCCGGTCGCGTCCACGTCGCTGACCCGGCCGCTGGGCTTCGCGCTGAGGCTGCACCGCTCCGTGCTCGCCGGTTTCGGCGCCGGGCTGTTCCTGATGGGCGTGATGTACGGATCGATCCTCGGCAGCGCGGACGACATGCTGAAGAACATCGACCAGCTCCAGGAAGCGCTGAAGGACATCGGGGGCGCGACCATGGAGGAGTCGTTCGCGTCGATGGTCATGGTCGTTCTCGCCGTCGTCGCCGCCGTGTACGTGGTGATGGCCACCCTCCGGCCGAGGTCCGAGGAGAACGCGGGCCGGGTGGAGCCCCTGCTCGCGACCGGCCTGTCCCGCGCCCGCTGGGCGGGCAGCCACCTCGTCGTCGCGCTGGCGGGCGGCACGGTCGTGCTGCTCCTCGCGGGACTCGGCATCGGTGTCGCGGGGGCGGCGTCGGCCGGCGACTCCGGGCTGCTGCTGAAACTGGTGGGGGCCGCGCTGGCGTACGCCCCGGCGCTCTGGGTGACGGTCGGAGTCGCGGCCGTCCTCTTCGGCTGGCTGCCCCGGGCGGCGTCGGCGGCCTGGGCCGTGCCGGTCTACGCGTTCGTGGTCGGTTACCTGGGCCAACTGCTGCGGTTCCCGCACTGGATGAACAACGTGTCACCCTTCGGCCATGTGCCCCAGCTGCCCGCGGCCCCCATGAACTGGACGCCCCTGGCCGTGCTCACGCTGATCGCCGCCGCCCTGATCCTGCTCGGTCTGGAGGGCTTCCGGAGGCGGGACCTTCAGACCAAGTAAGGAACCGGCCACGGTGTGCGCACGTCTGGACGCGTATGGAGCAGCGTGACGCGGCGGGATACGGCGGGTGTGCGACGGCGGCGCTCGGGGCGGCGACCGCCCTGTACGTCTGGGGGTCGTCCCGGCGCACCGGCCTGCACATGGGCACCGGCCTGGAGGGGCACGGCAAGGACCTCTCCGTCCTGTGGACGGAGCTGCCCCTCGTCCTGCTCGCCGGGGCCCTGATCCCGCCGCTCACCTGGCTGCTGACCCTGCGTCTGATGCGTGGGCGCAGGTCGCCGGGGCTCCGGTCCCTCGTCGCCGGCGCGTGCACCGCGGGGGTCCTCGCCCTGTCCACGTGGGGCCTCCACACCTGGGCGAACCCGTACGACCCGGAGAACGTACGGCTCTCCGGCGCGCTCGTCTCAGATCTCGACCAGTAGCCGCCTGAGTCCCCGGATCACGTAGCCCGGCTTCCACTCCGGCTCCGCGGTCAGCCGCATCCCGGGCGCCTTGCGCAGCAACTCACCGAACGACGCGGTCAGTTCGAGGCGGGCCAGCGGGGCGCCCAGGCAGTAGTGGATGCCCGCGCCGAAGGAGATGTGCGGGTTGTCCCGCCGGGACAGGTCCAGCGTCTCCGCGTCGGCGAAACGCTCCGGATCCCGGTTGGCCGACGCGAAGAGCAGCGCGACCTGCGAACCGCGCGGGATGACGGTGCCGTCGATCTCGATGTCGTCCAGGACCCATCGCGCGAACATCGGCACCGGGGTGTCGTAGCGCAGCAGTTCCTCCACCGCCGTCGGCAGGAGACCGTGGTCACCGCGCAGGGACGCCAGCTGCTCGGG from Streptomyces sp. QL37 harbors:
- a CDS encoding ABC transporter permease — its product is MTAATTTRAPAPARSLTHSAGSLAGTRTLIRFNLRRDRVRLPVWILALFVGTASTASKYTTLYADPADRASVVTTMKSPAGLAMTGPEHYLDDYTFGSMTGHQMLGFMAVLVGLMSVLIITRHTREEEETNRAELVRSTVVGRHAHLAAALTVAVLANLALALLLAVGLGSMGIDSIDTGGSLLYGFAHAAVGVVFAGVAAVTVQITAHTRGASGTAMAVIGLAYVLRAAGDAGGDDALSWLSPIGWVQRTYPYVDDRWWPLLLCAALAVLCSGAGFVLSTRRDVGAGLRAARLGSPVASTSLTRPLGFALRLHRSVLAGFGAGLFLMGVMYGSILGSADDMLKNIDQLQEALKDIGGATMEESFASMVMVVLAVVAAVYVVMATLRPRSEENAGRVEPLLATGLSRARWAGSHLVVALAGGTVVLLLAGLGIGVAGAASAGDSGLLLKLVGAALAYAPALWVTVGVAAVLFGWLPRAASAAWAVPVYAFVVGYLGQLLRFPHWMNNVSPFGHVPQLPAAPMNWTPLAVLTLIAAALILLGLEGFRRRDLQTK
- a CDS encoding ABC transporter ATP-binding protein, with product MTKAITVSGLHKSFGRTHALDGLDLTVEAGEVHGFLGPNGAGKSTTIRVLLGLLRADSGAAQLLGKDPWHDAVELHRRLAYVPGDVELWPGLTGGEAIDLLSRLRGGADKRRRDELIERFDLDPTKKGRAYSKGNRQKVAIVAALASDAELLLLDEPTAGLDPLMEVVFQDVILRAKAAGRTVLLSSHILAQVEKLADRISIVRLGRTVQSGSLSELRHLTRTTIEAETDRPATGLDGLPGVHSVEVGEDGAGARVRFDVDGGHLDDAVSKLAECGVRSLISHPPTLEELMLRHYGDELTVGGHTDGGSR